A portion of the Marinobacter alexandrii genome contains these proteins:
- a CDS encoding ABC transporter permease, with amino-acid sequence MNKPYPPSIARRFFQWYCNPRLQETILGDLEEQFEEDLKASGPRRAKARFTWNVLRFFRPGIIKSFNNGQKLNTYGMYKHYLKIGWRTILRNKLHSFINVIGLSTGAAICLVTLLFYNYETSFDHHHANADQTYRVVQHTHKSDQELYWNTTAYPLAAALRNDFPDFEHVTQVAGPMKRLFKLESEKTEVVRFEEEHVLFADRHYPEVFDLEWISGSKESALDLLNSVVITEKIAEKCFGQNFRSSRVVGQTLLLNNKDALIITGVVKNPPPTTSLKFNMLISYEFFKKHNPYPSGNWSGNYQGTTFVTLKDQSQELLVEDKINNWKGNYLNEVDNEQISYFLQPLKEIHTETLYGSVPTGYQIDKKTLNISIMVALFILFIAVVNFINLVTARASIRSKEVGIRKAIGSSRGSLIKQFLFENSILVIIAMIVACVLSWQLLVLLNNSLSIIGMKLSFHLQEVVLIIGACFLIIVLSTVYPAFVLSSFKPIKALNNSGAGGIKGFSFRKGLTLFQFTLVQIFVISALIVGIQINYFNSKSPGFTSDQIVMIPIPSHDKIDVIANRFLENNQVSQVSFGSGPPMAVNNFALGTNCWLPHQEKLDAISTQMKIADPAYIQLYDLELVAGRNFIENKPQFDEFIINEKLAKSFGWKNPEDALGQSLRINEGEAKVVGVIKDFHNQPFQYELTPVVLMNWTAWQWRAFAKINSFDALIHIEETWKSQFPESIFTYNFLDDSIKKEYLLENLIYRGFKLFSMLVIIIGCLGLLGLMSFITLQKTKEIGVRKVLGASVVQIISNLSKEFSIIIFIGFIVAVPVVYYFMGIWLNNFSYRIELSLWIFIAGGLITFLFGIGISSLKSVKAARANPIESLKYE; translated from the coding sequence ATGAATAAGCCCTATCCTCCATCGATTGCAAGGAGATTCTTCCAATGGTATTGTAACCCACGATTACAGGAAACTATACTAGGTGATTTGGAAGAGCAATTTGAGGAAGACCTCAAAGCATCTGGTCCTCGAAGAGCTAAAGCAAGATTTACTTGGAATGTCTTACGATTCTTTAGACCTGGTATCATTAAATCATTTAATAATGGTCAAAAATTAAACACCTACGGCATGTACAAACATTACCTCAAAATAGGATGGAGAACGATTCTTCGAAACAAACTCCATTCGTTCATCAATGTAATAGGGCTCTCTACTGGAGCAGCCATATGCTTAGTGACGTTGCTTTTTTACAACTACGAAACATCTTTTGATCATCATCATGCAAATGCTGATCAAACCTATCGTGTTGTACAGCACACTCACAAATCTGATCAAGAGCTTTATTGGAACACCACGGCCTATCCGTTAGCTGCGGCATTGAGAAACGATTTTCCTGATTTTGAACATGTGACTCAGGTAGCTGGTCCTATGAAAAGGCTTTTCAAACTAGAATCGGAGAAAACTGAGGTCGTACGTTTTGAAGAAGAACATGTATTATTTGCTGATCGTCATTACCCTGAAGTCTTCGATCTTGAATGGATTTCTGGTAGCAAAGAATCTGCATTAGATCTACTCAATTCGGTCGTGATTACTGAAAAAATTGCCGAAAAGTGTTTCGGTCAAAATTTTAGATCTTCCAGGGTAGTCGGACAAACACTGTTGCTAAACAATAAAGATGCTTTAATCATCACTGGTGTAGTAAAAAATCCTCCACCCACAACGAGCTTAAAATTTAACATGCTCATCTCCTATGAATTTTTCAAAAAACATAACCCGTATCCTAGCGGTAACTGGTCAGGCAATTATCAAGGTACCACATTCGTCACATTGAAAGACCAAAGTCAAGAATTACTAGTAGAAGATAAAATCAATAATTGGAAAGGCAATTACTTAAATGAGGTCGATAATGAGCAGATCTCGTACTTTCTGCAGCCTCTCAAAGAGATACACACTGAAACCCTTTACGGAAGTGTTCCAACGGGTTATCAAATAGATAAAAAAACATTGAACATTTCTATCATGGTAGCTTTGTTCATCTTATTTATTGCAGTAGTCAATTTCATTAATCTAGTAACCGCCAGAGCGTCTATCAGATCTAAAGAGGTAGGAATCAGAAAAGCAATTGGAAGTAGTCGAGGCTCTCTTATTAAGCAGTTCCTTTTTGAAAACAGTATACTCGTAATTATCGCGATGATTGTAGCTTGTGTACTATCCTGGCAGCTGTTAGTGCTTCTGAATAATTCGCTTTCTATTATCGGCATGAAATTATCATTTCATCTCCAGGAAGTCGTACTGATTATTGGAGCATGTTTTCTCATAATCGTTTTATCGACTGTTTATCCTGCGTTTGTCCTTTCATCATTCAAACCGATAAAAGCCCTCAACAATAGTGGCGCAGGAGGAATAAAAGGATTTTCCTTCAGAAAAGGACTCACTTTGTTTCAGTTCACACTCGTTCAGATTTTTGTAATTTCTGCTTTGATTGTTGGTATTCAAATCAATTATTTCAATAGTAAGTCGCCCGGTTTCACTTCCGATCAAATCGTGATGATTCCCATTCCAAGTCATGATAAAATCGATGTGATCGCAAATCGATTTTTAGAAAACAACCAGGTTAGTCAAGTGTCCTTTGGATCAGGTCCTCCCATGGCAGTAAATAATTTTGCATTGGGCACCAATTGCTGGCTTCCTCATCAGGAAAAATTAGATGCTATTAGCACTCAAATGAAAATTGCAGACCCAGCATATATTCAATTATACGATCTGGAATTAGTTGCCGGAAGGAATTTCATAGAGAATAAACCTCAATTTGATGAATTTATCATCAATGAAAAGCTAGCCAAGTCATTCGGATGGAAAAATCCAGAAGATGCTTTGGGACAATCATTACGAATTAATGAAGGCGAAGCTAAAGTTGTTGGTGTGATCAAAGATTTCCACAACCAGCCATTTCAATATGAATTGACTCCTGTCGTACTGATGAACTGGACAGCTTGGCAATGGCGAGCTTTTGCTAAAATTAATTCGTTTGATGCCTTAATCCACATAGAGGAGACATGGAAATCACAATTTCCAGAGTCAATCTTCACTTACAACTTTTTAGATGACTCAATCAAAAAAGAATATCTGTTAGAAAATCTCATATATAGAGGCTTCAAGCTTTTTTCCATGCTTGTAATCATCATAGGGTGCTTAGGTCTACTTGGATTGATGTCTTTCATCACACTCCAAAAAACCAAAGAGATTGGTGTGAGAAAAGTACTAGGTGCTAGTGTCGTTCAGATTATTAGCAATCTATCAAAGGAATTCTCAATAATCATTTTTATCGGATTCATTGTAGCTGTACCAGTCGTCTACTATTTCATGGGGATATGGTTGAATAATTTTTCCTATCGCATTGAATTATCTCTGTGGATATTTATCGCAGGCGGCTTGATCACCTTTCTATTCGGAATAGGTATTTCATCACTCAAGTCTGTCAAAGCTGCAAGAGCCAATCCAATAGAATCATTAAAGTATGAATAA
- a CDS encoding PadR family transcriptional regulator, with protein sequence MGRTNFLGEFEELILTMVMILDENAYGNTIVKAIKEHQNRDVNLSSVHITMYRLEEKGFLESYMGGATKERGGRKKRYFKITNAGKVLLQEMKDSRTNLWKLTTQLNFQSIL encoded by the coding sequence ATGGGTAGAACAAATTTTTTAGGTGAATTCGAGGAGCTAATACTGACTATGGTCATGATCCTTGATGAAAATGCATACGGCAATACAATTGTAAAAGCCATTAAGGAACACCAGAATAGAGACGTAAATCTTAGCTCTGTACATATCACCATGTACCGACTCGAAGAAAAAGGATTCCTTGAATCATATATGGGAGGAGCCACTAAAGAAAGAGGTGGTAGAAAAAAACGCTACTTCAAAATCACCAATGCGGGCAAGGTATTGCTTCAAGAAATGAAGGACTCGAGAACCAACCTTTGGAAGCTCACCACACAGTTAAACTTTCAATCCATTTTATAA
- a CDS encoding FtsX-like permease family protein, with the protein MNKNTPPSIPRKFFLWYCKERFQESIMGDLEEQFEEDLENHGLIKARRKFVWNVLRFFRPGIIKAAFGGQKLNTYGMFKNYFKVGIRNILKYKMFSFINVFGLAVAMSVCMLIILMLYDQKSYDQFHEKKDQVHRILGKPEKGSMPYATIPLPLSKTLKEDYPIIEEAIALRRGVGGDASFNQKTVEMKGYFAPSSFFNIFSFPLVKGDQSTALDEPNSLIITKEKAYQLFNSENPIGKQVTFEDRGLHIMDIEDGRSPVDWGSYTVTGVIDLSSYKTHLKFDALVSSATLPALYKDSLLADVSEKWETYYTAYSFISLKEGTQRAELDIALADLAQRKYADSENYPDFTFISQSLSKITPGILVNNEATFRLPEVAYYILSLLALVIMIMACLNYTNLSIARSLSRMKEIGVRKVTGATRKNLIFQFLTESIITVMIALIIATGMLYFTKEAFMGLWFNKYLNFDLSSSLPVYLIFVVFAFLIGIIAGTYPALLLSKRQPIHALKTNATPAGKWGMQKILNVSQFVVSLIFIVTSMVIYNQFKFYTEFEYGFQSENIVNIPLQGNDHEMLTNELSSVAGVTTISACDYVPATGVTNITEFTSPEEGADPFVLLKLNVDEDFMKNLELELLAGKGISSTDNSGKYVVINESAVEKLGYENPQEAVGNIWDRESGGSVQIVGVVKNFRASLLVNGTEIRPLALANDASTFNYLNVRISEGSPLGTIADIEQVWKKIDPVHEFKYEFFDNELSNTNLAIFDIVSIIGYISFLAILIACLGMLGMATYSTERRMKEVGIRKVLGAAEMRIILILSKSFLKLLAISILIAAPLSYFINQFWLDNLPNRMDFGFGTVVIGSLLMLGLGLLTIGSQTIRAARQNPVESLKDE; encoded by the coding sequence ATGAATAAAAATACTCCTCCATCGATCCCTCGTAAATTCTTTCTATGGTATTGCAAAGAGCGATTTCAAGAATCTATTATGGGCGACTTGGAGGAACAATTTGAAGAAGATCTAGAGAACCATGGACTAATAAAAGCCAGGCGAAAGTTCGTTTGGAATGTTCTTAGATTTTTCAGACCTGGAATTATTAAAGCTGCCTTTGGCGGTCAAAAACTCAACACTTACGGTATGTTTAAAAATTATTTCAAAGTAGGGATCAGAAATATCCTGAAGTACAAAATGTTCTCATTTATCAACGTCTTTGGGTTGGCAGTAGCCATGTCTGTATGCATGTTGATCATTCTCATGCTTTATGATCAAAAAAGCTATGATCAATTTCATGAAAAGAAAGATCAGGTACACAGAATACTCGGAAAACCTGAAAAAGGGAGCATGCCATATGCCACTATTCCATTGCCACTTTCAAAAACACTAAAAGAAGATTATCCAATTATAGAAGAGGCTATAGCGCTTAGAAGAGGTGTAGGGGGTGACGCATCTTTCAATCAAAAAACCGTGGAAATGAAAGGTTATTTCGCGCCAAGTTCATTTTTCAACATTTTTAGTTTCCCATTAGTAAAAGGAGATCAATCCACAGCACTAGATGAGCCCAATTCGCTAATTATAACCAAGGAAAAAGCTTACCAGTTATTCAATAGTGAGAATCCAATAGGCAAGCAAGTCACTTTTGAGGATCGAGGATTACATATCATGGATATTGAAGATGGAAGAAGTCCAGTTGATTGGGGTTCATATACGGTTACTGGAGTAATCGATCTATCTTCTTACAAGACTCATCTAAAGTTTGATGCTTTAGTTTCATCCGCAACATTACCCGCTCTATATAAGGATAGCTTATTGGCAGATGTATCAGAAAAATGGGAAACATACTATACGGCATACTCTTTCATTTCGCTAAAAGAAGGAACACAAAGAGCCGAGTTAGATATCGCTCTTGCCGATCTTGCACAAAGGAAATATGCAGATTCAGAGAACTACCCTGACTTCACATTCATTTCTCAAAGTCTCTCAAAAATTACTCCTGGCATACTAGTAAATAATGAAGCTACATTTAGATTGCCAGAGGTAGCCTATTACATTCTATCGCTACTCGCACTGGTCATTATGATAATGGCTTGTTTGAATTATACCAATCTTTCAATAGCTCGTTCACTATCCAGAATGAAAGAAATTGGTGTGAGAAAGGTGACTGGTGCTACTCGTAAAAATCTAATATTTCAATTTCTTACAGAATCAATCATTACAGTGATGATAGCGTTAATCATTGCTACAGGCATGCTCTATTTCACCAAAGAAGCTTTTATGGGACTTTGGTTCAATAAATACCTCAATTTTGATTTGTCTTCTTCGCTTCCAGTTTATTTGATCTTTGTGGTTTTCGCGTTTTTAATTGGAATTATTGCAGGAACATATCCAGCACTTCTTCTTTCCAAAAGACAGCCAATACATGCATTGAAGACAAACGCTACTCCCGCTGGTAAATGGGGAATGCAAAAGATTCTTAATGTTTCTCAGTTTGTCGTATCACTTATTTTTATTGTGACTTCTATGGTCATTTACAATCAATTCAAATTCTATACAGAGTTTGAATATGGCTTCCAGTCCGAAAACATTGTAAACATTCCTCTTCAAGGAAATGATCATGAAATGCTAACAAATGAGCTATCATCAGTGGCAGGTGTTACTACTATTTCTGCGTGCGATTATGTACCTGCCACAGGCGTCACCAATATTACAGAGTTCACATCTCCTGAAGAAGGGGCTGATCCATTTGTCCTCCTCAAATTGAATGTAGATGAGGATTTTATGAAAAATCTAGAACTGGAATTGCTCGCTGGAAAAGGTATTTCTAGCACTGATAATTCTGGGAAGTATGTCGTAATAAATGAGTCTGCAGTAGAAAAACTAGGCTATGAAAATCCGCAAGAGGCCGTTGGCAACATATGGGATAGAGAGTCTGGTGGTTCAGTGCAGATAGTTGGAGTTGTAAAGAACTTCCGCGCATCACTTCTTGTCAATGGTACTGAAATTAGACCTCTTGCATTGGCGAATGATGCGTCTACTTTCAATTACTTAAATGTAAGAATTTCGGAGGGCAGTCCTCTTGGGACAATTGCTGACATTGAGCAAGTCTGGAAGAAAATAGATCCCGTCCATGAATTCAAATATGAGTTTTTTGACAATGAGCTATCCAATACAAATCTTGCCATTTTCGATATCGTATCGATTATTGGTTACATCTCCTTTTTGGCAATCCTCATTGCTTGTTTAGGAATGCTTGGAATGGCTACCTATTCAACCGAGAGGCGAATGAAAGAAGTAGGAATAAGAAAAGTGCTTGGTGCCGCCGAGATGAGAATCATCCTGATTTTATCCAAAAGCTTTCTTAAGTTGTTAGCCATTTCCATCCTAATTGCGGCCCCACTGAGTTACTTTATCAATCAGTTTTGGCTGGACAATCTTCCAAATCGGATGGACTTTGGATTCGGTACAGTCGTCATTGGTTCACTCCTCATGTTGGGGCTTGGTTTGCTCACTATTGGTTCACAAACTATTCGTGCTGCAAGACAAAACCCTGTAGAATCATTGAAGGATGAGTAA
- a CDS encoding ABC transporter permease, whose product MNKQLPLISKKFFLWYCIPRLQETIMGDLEEQFEEDLQKKGPAMAKARFTWNVIRFFRPGIIKPLGGITKLNYYGMIKNDFKAAFRVIKRERLYSGINILGLTSGFVIALLILFYVRFEQSYEDYNPNSDKIVRITMDYLDGETLIDQDCETYHNLGPMIKDEFPEVEDYTRAFGFDVLMEIDERFFRESKVYAVDASFLSIFGYPLLYGEPKTALKEPNQVVLTESTALKYFGTTNAIGKTITMDENTLTKVVGVIADNPTNTHLKFNLVFSYSTMKKMLSEREDIWNSNDTFTYLKLSNSDNYPRFKENLATLSDQLRAEDHIPDERIISQKIEDIHLYSHKSYEAEQNGSSTLVIFLFGVALLVILIAIVNYINLSTVKSMDRAKEVGIRKVVGSSVAQLRMRFFLESIIINLIAGLASIMLILVVFDSFKTLANLPESTQIINDWSTWKLLGLLFILSTVLSGIFPSLILSSLSPTSVLKGKFSHSSSGIILRKGLVIVQFSIATFLLIQTFTASKQLSFMMNKDLGFDANQVVVMNGPSMEENRQDYISFKNSLLERSAFQKIGLSSTVPGMATGNMGSTTNLNLDEDERDLKNNFYIYHVDSSFFETMGMEIIEGENFSNSVNFQYPILINEEALREWGISDPKDVIHKKMTYWGRENTIIGVVRDFHQIDAKSGHLAMAFNYSLSSADYISVKLGPGNVFEQIEDLEEIYKSHFGHDPFDPFFLDQNFDAQYRADQQFQQVFGILSVFAILITCLGLFGLASFTVAKRAKEIGIRKVLGANVSQLITLLSKDFVALVLTSSIIALPITYFLVKNWLEQYTFRIDLSFWLFAGPTLFILVIAFFTVFSKTFHVSNANPVNSLKDE is encoded by the coding sequence GTGAATAAGCAATTACCTCTCATATCGAAAAAATTCTTCCTCTGGTACTGCATTCCGCGGCTTCAGGAAACTATTATGGGTGACTTGGAGGAGCAGTTCGAAGAAGATTTACAAAAGAAAGGTCCAGCTATGGCTAAGGCTAGATTCACCTGGAATGTGATTCGTTTTTTTAGACCCGGTATTATTAAGCCACTTGGTGGTATCACAAAACTCAATTATTACGGCATGATCAAAAATGATTTTAAAGCAGCATTCAGAGTAATTAAGAGAGAAAGACTCTACAGTGGCATTAACATATTAGGACTTACATCAGGATTTGTAATCGCTTTGTTGATTCTTTTCTACGTTCGTTTCGAGCAGAGTTATGAGGATTACAATCCGAACTCCGATAAGATAGTACGTATTACCATGGACTACCTTGATGGTGAAACTCTCATTGATCAGGATTGTGAAACCTATCATAATCTCGGGCCAATGATCAAAGATGAGTTTCCAGAGGTTGAAGATTACACAAGAGCTTTCGGTTTTGACGTATTAATGGAAATAGATGAACGATTTTTTCGCGAGTCGAAGGTATATGCTGTTGACGCGAGCTTCCTTTCCATATTTGGGTATCCTCTCCTCTATGGAGAACCCAAAACAGCACTAAAAGAACCCAACCAAGTTGTTCTAACAGAATCTACCGCATTAAAATACTTCGGGACTACCAATGCGATAGGTAAAACCATTACCATGGATGAAAATACACTAACTAAAGTAGTTGGTGTAATAGCTGACAATCCGACAAACACGCATCTGAAATTCAACTTGGTTTTCTCATACAGCACTATGAAAAAAATGCTGAGTGAGCGTGAAGATATATGGAATAGCAACGACACATTCACCTACTTAAAACTTAGTAATTCGGATAATTATCCAAGATTTAAAGAGAATCTTGCCACACTTTCCGATCAATTAAGAGCAGAGGATCATATACCGGATGAAAGAATCATTTCGCAAAAGATAGAAGACATTCACCTTTATTCTCACAAGTCCTATGAGGCCGAGCAGAATGGAAGTTCCACACTTGTTATTTTCTTATTTGGAGTAGCCCTCTTAGTTATCCTAATTGCCATTGTCAATTACATCAATCTATCTACCGTTAAATCAATGGATCGAGCAAAAGAGGTAGGTATTCGAAAAGTGGTAGGCTCCTCCGTAGCTCAATTAAGAATGCGATTCTTTCTGGAATCTATCATCATCAATTTAATTGCAGGATTGGCTTCTATTATGCTAATACTTGTCGTTTTTGATAGCTTTAAAACACTTGCAAACCTTCCAGAATCCACACAAATAATAAACGATTGGTCCACGTGGAAGCTGCTTGGGCTGCTATTTATACTGAGTACAGTGCTATCAGGAATATTTCCTTCATTGATACTCAGTTCACTGTCACCAACATCTGTTTTAAAAGGCAAGTTTTCCCATTCCTCCTCAGGTATTATTTTAAGAAAAGGATTGGTTATAGTACAATTTTCAATAGCCACTTTCCTTCTCATCCAAACCTTTACAGCAAGTAAGCAGCTAAGCTTTATGATGAACAAGGACTTGGGCTTTGATGCAAACCAGGTAGTTGTCATGAATGGTCCTTCAATGGAAGAAAATAGGCAAGACTATATCTCCTTTAAGAACTCTCTGCTGGAAAGATCAGCATTTCAAAAAATAGGACTTTCTTCCACTGTCCCAGGTATGGCGACAGGAAATATGGGAAGCACAACGAATCTTAATCTGGACGAAGATGAGAGAGATCTTAAAAATAATTTTTACATCTATCATGTTGACTCTAGCTTTTTTGAGACTATGGGAATGGAAATAATTGAAGGAGAAAACTTTTCGAATAGTGTGAATTTTCAATACCCTATTCTGATCAATGAAGAAGCACTAAGAGAGTGGGGTATATCTGATCCAAAGGATGTCATTCATAAAAAAATGACTTATTGGGGGAGAGAGAACACCATTATAGGAGTGGTGAGAGATTTTCATCAAATAGATGCAAAGTCAGGACACCTAGCTATGGCATTTAATTACTCTCTCAGTAGCGCAGATTACATAAGCGTGAAACTGGGACCTGGGAATGTTTTTGAACAAATTGAAGACTTAGAAGAGATTTATAAAAGCCACTTTGGGCATGATCCATTTGATCCTTTTTTCCTCGATCAGAATTTTGATGCTCAATACCGCGCAGATCAACAATTTCAACAAGTATTCGGAATATTAAGCGTTTTTGCAATCCTAATCACATGCTTAGGCCTTTTTGGTCTCGCTTCTTTTACTGTAGCCAAAAGAGCTAAAGAAATTGGCATTCGGAAAGTATTGGGAGCTAATGTGTCCCAACTCATTACACTTTTATCAAAAGATTTTGTGGCGCTGGTTTTAACCTCATCGATCATTGCCCTACCCATTACTTATTTTCTTGTAAAAAACTGGTTGGAGCAATACACATTTAGGATTGATCTCAGTTTTTGGCTATTTGCCGGACCCACACTTTTCATCTTAGTAATCGCATTCTTTACTGTTTTTTCAAAAACCTTTCATGTATCGAATGCCAACCCTGTGAATTCCTTGAAAGATGAATAA
- a CDS encoding helix-turn-helix transcriptional regulator — MGKYQLGEFEEIVLLTVGVLFGDAYGVSIKLAIEEKLNRKVSVGALQSALKRLEEKSYLTSKEGESTSERGGRPKLYFTLTAAGRDAIEHAREVRNELYNEIPKIALDLKMV, encoded by the coding sequence ATGGGAAAGTATCAATTAGGTGAATTCGAAGAAATTGTGCTGCTTACTGTTGGAGTCTTATTTGGTGACGCATACGGCGTGTCTATTAAGCTTGCTATTGAGGAGAAACTCAACAGGAAAGTGAGTGTAGGTGCACTTCAATCCGCATTGAAAAGGTTGGAAGAAAAAAGTTACCTCACTTCGAAAGAAGGGGAGTCTACGAGCGAAAGAGGTGGAAGACCAAAACTGTATTTTACCTTAACGGCCGCAGGACGAGATGCTATTGAGCACGCACGCGAAGTAAGAAACGAACTCTATAATGAAATACCAAAGATTGCATTAGACCTGAAAATGGTCTAG